A stretch of the Deinococcus sp. Leaf326 genome encodes the following:
- a CDS encoding aminopeptidase, with protein sequence MTTPTPTTALAQAQAAYAELQARGLKLNLQRGQPSDADFDLSSALLTALGETDTHLDGTDLRNYPGGVAGLPSARALFAQYLDVKAENVLVWNNSSLELQGMVLTFALLHGLRGSPAPWVAEGQKPKMIVTVPGYDRHFLLLQTLGFELLCVNMEADGPDVDAAELLAAGDPAVKGILFVPTYSNPGGESISAEKARRLAGLRAAAPDFTIFADDAYRVHHLDGEHDEPVNFVALARDGGYPDRAFVFASTSKVTFASAGLGFVASSEDNVKWLGKYLGAQSIGPNKVEQARHVKFLNAYEGGLEGLMRDHAALIAPKFRAVYEALETELGEGGGGYATWATPRGGYFISLDTAEPVASRVVELAEAAGISLTPAGATYPDGQDPRNTNIRLSPTRPPLAEVGEAMRGVATCIRLASEEVRATR encoded by the coding sequence ATGACGACCCCCACGCCGACCACCGCCCTCGCCCAGGCCCAGGCCGCCTACGCCGAGTTGCAGGCGCGGGGACTCAAGCTCAACCTGCAGCGCGGGCAGCCGTCCGACGCCGACTTCGACCTCAGTAGCGCCCTCCTGACGGCGCTCGGCGAGACCGACACGCATCTGGACGGCACCGACCTGCGCAACTATCCCGGGGGAGTGGCGGGCCTGCCCTCGGCGCGCGCGCTGTTCGCCCAGTACCTCGACGTGAAGGCCGAGAACGTCCTCGTGTGGAACAACTCCAGCCTGGAATTACAGGGCATGGTCCTGACCTTCGCGCTGCTTCACGGCCTGCGCGGCTCACCTGCGCCCTGGGTGGCGGAGGGCCAGAAGCCCAAGATGATCGTGACGGTGCCGGGCTACGACCGCCACTTCCTGCTGCTCCAGACCCTGGGCTTCGAGCTGCTGTGCGTGAATATGGAGGCCGACGGCCCCGACGTGGACGCCGCCGAACTGCTCGCGGCGGGCGACCCTGCGGTCAAGGGCATCCTGTTCGTACCAACCTACTCGAACCCCGGCGGCGAGAGCATCAGCGCCGAGAAGGCGCGGCGCCTCGCAGGGCTCCGGGCGGCGGCACCCGACTTCACCATCTTTGCCGACGACGCCTACCGCGTGCACCATCTGGACGGCGAACACGACGAGCCCGTGAACTTCGTGGCGCTGGCCCGTGACGGCGGGTACCCCGACCGCGCCTTCGTGTTCGCGAGCACGAGCAAGGTGACTTTCGCCAGCGCGGGCCTGGGCTTCGTGGCGAGCAGCGAGGACAACGTCAAGTGGCTCGGCAAGTACCTGGGCGCGCAGAGCATCGGCCCCAACAAGGTCGAGCAGGCCCGTCACGTCAAGTTCCTGAACGCCTACGAGGGTGGGCTCGAAGGCCTGATGAGGGACCATGCCGCCCTCATCGCGCCCAAGTTCCGCGCGGTGTACGAGGCGCTGGAAACCGAACTGGGTGAGGGTGGCGGCGGCTACGCCACCTGGGCCACGCCGCGCGGCGGCTACTTCATCAGCCTGGACACGGCCGAGCCCGTGGCGTCGCGGGTGGTCGAACTGGCCGAGGCCGCCGGCATCAGCCTCACGCCGGCCGGCGCGACCTACCCGGACGGACAGGACCCCCGCAACACCAACATCCGGCTCTCGCCCACTCGCCCCCCACTGGCCGAGGTCGGCGAGGCGATGCGCGGCGTGGCCACCTGCATCCGGCTGGCGAGCGAAGAGGTGCGGGCTACCCGCTGA
- a CDS encoding DUF2259 domain-containing protein, translating into MAFSPDGARVLVLTRQILDGSGFPEARLVVLDTGTGRTLRDRTLSDETPGVTPAALEAQVLRGEQVRLKGWNLWLGRTSVPRYRAPTSPFPTWGEGIGAGQSRSVPVVLWSRPVPLVLGVRASGVACDFPDLLPGGAVPATFTLRVGGQRVAGLVRLPTCVARFRLDRVDIQGDRALLTVRAYRPGFEGPDALPVFVAARLR; encoded by the coding sequence GTGGCGTTTTCACCCGACGGCGCGCGGGTGCTCGTGCTGACCCGGCAGATTCTGGACGGCAGCGGTTTTCCCGAAGCGCGGCTGGTCGTGCTCGACACGGGCACCGGCCGCACCCTGCGCGACCGCACCCTCTCGGACGAGACGCCGGGGGTGACGCCCGCCGCGCTCGAAGCCCAGGTGCTGCGGGGAGAACAGGTCCGGCTGAAGGGTTGGAACCTCTGGCTCGGCCGCACGTCGGTCCCGCGTTACCGGGCGCCAACCTCGCCCTTTCCCACCTGGGGCGAGGGCATCGGGGCGGGCCAGAGCCGCAGTGTTCCGGTCGTGCTGTGGTCCCGCCCGGTGCCGCTGGTGCTGGGGGTGCGGGCCAGCGGCGTGGCCTGCGACTTCCCGGATCTGTTGCCAGGCGGCGCGGTGCCGGCCACCTTCACGCTGCGGGTCGGCGGGCAGCGCGTGGCTGGCCTGGTCCGGCTGCCGACCTGCGTGGCCCGCTTCCGGCTCGACCGGGTGGACATTCAGGGCGACCGCGCCCTGCTGACCGTGCGCGCCTACCGCCCCGGTTTTGAGGGACCGGACGCCCTGCCGGTATTCGTGGCGGCGCGGCTGCGCTAG
- the lepB gene encoding signal peptidase I, whose protein sequence is MNLPQPAAGPDPLPPAPASPAPARETPWRTFWRQWILGALLPVYLVTTFVCTLARVDGESMAPTLQSGQMLLLLKYPRWLHAWGLSGPYVHRGDLVIFKAPAESPYSYETLYGVTHRPYNVKRVIGLAGDTVAVEDGRVYVNGRPLAESYASAEGYVNSQPPEVVPPGKVWVMGDNRLTGASLDSRAYGAVDLRDVAGTADLRLWPRPGPVAR, encoded by the coding sequence GTGAATCTTCCGCAGCCGGCGGCCGGGCCGGACCCCCTGCCCCCAGCTCCGGCCTCTCCGGCTCCGGCCCGCGAGACCCCCTGGCGGACCTTCTGGCGGCAGTGGATTCTGGGAGCGCTGCTGCCGGTGTACCTCGTGACCACCTTCGTCTGCACGCTGGCGCGCGTGGACGGCGAGAGCATGGCACCCACCCTGCAAAGCGGCCAGATGCTGCTGCTGCTCAAATACCCGCGGTGGTTGCACGCCTGGGGCCTGAGCGGGCCGTATGTCCACCGGGGCGACCTCGTCATCTTCAAGGCGCCGGCCGAGAGTCCTTACAGCTACGAGACGTTGTACGGGGTCACGCACCGCCCCTACAACGTCAAGCGGGTCATCGGGCTGGCAGGGGACACGGTGGCGGTCGAGGACGGCCGGGTCTACGTCAACGGCCGTCCTCTCGCCGAGAGCTACGCGAGCGCGGAAGGCTACGTCAACAGCCAGCCGCCCGAGGTCGTGCCGCCGGGCAAGGTGTGGGTCATGGGCGACAACCGCCTCACCGGGGCCAGCCTCGACTCGCGCGCCTACGGCGCGGTAGACCTGCGTGACGTGGCCGGCACTGCCGACTTGCGGCTGTGGCCCCGGCCCGGTCCGGTGGCCCGCTGA
- a CDS encoding MarR family winged helix-turn-helix transcriptional regulator has protein sequence MPTRYSGTPEERQALSTYIRLWRASHAVEVAANRHLADHGLTTSQFGVLEAVYHVGPLSQRQLAQKILRSSGNLTMVIDNLERDGLVTRERDPQDRRVMRVTLTTEGEALIARMLPDHVRGICELFGVMEPAELETLGDLLRKLGLAVVDLPGPPPVPGRPGKS, from the coding sequence ATGCCTACCCGTTACTCCGGGACTCCCGAGGAACGCCAGGCGCTCAGCACCTATATCAGGCTCTGGCGCGCCTCCCATGCCGTGGAAGTCGCCGCCAACCGCCACCTGGCCGATCATGGCCTGACCACTAGTCAGTTCGGCGTGCTGGAGGCCGTCTACCATGTCGGGCCCCTGAGTCAGCGTCAGCTGGCCCAGAAGATCCTGCGCTCGAGTGGCAACCTCACGATGGTTATCGACAACCTGGAGCGCGACGGCCTCGTGACGCGCGAGCGCGACCCTCAGGACCGCCGGGTGATGCGCGTGACCCTCACCACCGAGGGCGAGGCGCTCATTGCCCGAATGTTGCCCGACCATGTGCGCGGCATCTGCGAGCTGTTCGGGGTCATGGAGCCGGCGGAACTCGAGACCCTGGGCGACCTGCTGCGCAAGCTGGGGCTGGCGGTCGTGGACCTGCCCGGGCCACCCCCCGTTCCGGGCAGGCCCGGCAAGTCCTGA
- a CDS encoding NYN domain-containing protein, producing the protein MHYVVHRPRVGLFVDTQNLYHSARDLLERTVNFETILKVATEDRELVHAISYTVERENEATARPFIFKLSALGYKVRRMNLTLHHVTDGGKAIYEGNWDMGIVADMVRMMDHFDVVVLGSGDGDFTDIVEVLQERGKRVEVIAFREHTAQKLIDAADRFTHLPDIEGGLMPARQKGGQASKTEEKAEE; encoded by the coding sequence ATGCACTACGTCGTACACCGGCCCCGCGTGGGGCTGTTCGTGGATACCCAGAACCTCTATCACTCGGCGCGCGACCTGCTGGAGCGCACCGTCAACTTCGAGACCATCCTCAAGGTCGCCACCGAGGACCGCGAGCTCGTCCACGCCATCAGCTATACCGTCGAGCGTGAGAACGAGGCCACGGCGCGGCCATTCATCTTCAAGCTCTCGGCGCTGGGCTACAAGGTGCGGCGCATGAACCTCACGCTGCACCACGTCACCGATGGCGGCAAGGCCATCTACGAGGGCAACTGGGACATGGGCATCGTGGCCGACATGGTCCGGATGATGGACCATTTCGACGTGGTGGTACTCGGCAGCGGTGACGGCGACTTTACCGACATCGTCGAGGTGCTCCAGGAGCGCGGCAAGCGGGTCGAGGTCATCGCCTTCCGTGAGCACACGGCCCAGAAGCTCATCGACGCCGCCGACCGGTTCACGCACCTGCCCGACATCGAGGGTGGCCTGATGCCCGCGC